In a genomic window of Saccharothrix sp. HUAS TT1:
- a CDS encoding restriction endonuclease subunit S, protein MSDLPLGWEWVRLGEVGTWFGGGTPSKGKPEYWLDGTIPWLSPKDMGSEVLVSTRDKISELALGNSPARLVPQNSVAIVVRSGILERRLPVAVVPFGTTLNQDMRAVVPFSGIAPAWIAYYLRSVESQLLKECTKRGTTVASIDVPSLMNVSIPVAPEAEQNRIMAQLEDHLSRLDAAMKGVERGRSRLRNVRLSAMRKMLQGVGIPSGVDMGTANDVLATAQGGGAGEEVVGPWPIPDSWRWSTMGRLFRVYVGATPSRSVASNWNGSIPWVSSGEVSFCRIGSTRETISEEALGNRDTRYHPPGTVLLAMIGEGKTRGQAAVLDIGAAHNQNCASIRVSETAMLPEYVYTVLEERYHETRLLSSGGNQLALNSSRVREIPIPVPPLGLQRYIVEKVSELSRMEERLAADLRIAVARGSQLRRSLLIDAFAGRLTSQNTSDEPASVLLERLQKERVASQSTSKRGRRENGTTRETLL, encoded by the coding sequence ATGAGCGACCTGCCCCTGGGCTGGGAATGGGTAAGGCTAGGCGAAGTTGGAACCTGGTTTGGTGGAGGCACGCCATCGAAAGGTAAACCCGAGTATTGGCTCGACGGCACGATTCCATGGCTTTCGCCCAAAGACATGGGATCTGAGGTGCTCGTTAGTACACGGGACAAGATTTCCGAGCTTGCTCTTGGAAACTCTCCAGCTCGCCTTGTTCCGCAGAACTCTGTCGCTATCGTAGTCAGGTCCGGCATCTTGGAGAGAAGGTTGCCGGTAGCGGTCGTACCTTTCGGTACAACGCTTAATCAGGATATGCGCGCAGTCGTACCGTTTTCCGGTATAGCGCCTGCTTGGATAGCCTACTATCTGCGCAGTGTCGAGTCGCAACTCCTCAAAGAATGTACGAAGCGTGGCACGACCGTGGCATCGATCGATGTGCCGAGCCTGATGAATGTTTCCATTCCCGTGGCTCCTGAAGCGGAACAAAACCGCATCATGGCACAACTTGAAGACCATCTATCTCGGCTCGACGCGGCGATGAAAGGTGTTGAGCGGGGTAGAAGTCGCCTTCGGAATGTCCGACTCTCGGCTATGCGGAAGATGCTCCAAGGGGTCGGAATTCCTTCAGGTGTCGATATGGGAACTGCTAACGATGTGCTAGCGACGGCCCAGGGAGGAGGAGCAGGTGAGGAGGTAGTGGGGCCGTGGCCCATACCCGATTCGTGGCGATGGTCCACTATGGGTCGACTATTTCGAGTTTATGTCGGCGCGACCCCGTCGCGCTCTGTTGCTAGTAACTGGAACGGTTCGATTCCGTGGGTTTCGAGCGGCGAAGTTTCCTTTTGTAGAATCGGTAGCACTCGCGAAACCATCTCTGAAGAGGCTCTTGGCAATAGGGATACTCGGTATCATCCGCCGGGTACCGTGCTACTTGCGATGATCGGAGAGGGTAAGACTCGCGGTCAAGCTGCAGTACTGGATATTGGGGCAGCTCACAATCAGAACTGCGCATCTATACGCGTAAGTGAAACCGCAATGCTTCCTGAGTATGTCTATACGGTATTGGAAGAGCGTTATCACGAGACGCGTCTACTGTCGTCTGGTGGAAATCAGTTGGCGCTTAACAGTTCTCGGGTGCGCGAGATTCCGATCCCAGTGCCCCCCTTGGGATTGCAACGTTATATCGTTGAGAAGGTGTCCGAGCTTTCGCGAATGGAGGAGCGGCTTGCGGCGGACCTCCGTATAGCAGTAGCTCGAGGAAGTCAACTTCGTAGATCTCTTCTAATTGACGCATTCGCTGGTCGACTGACTTCCCAAAATACTTCCGACGAGCCTGCATCCGTGTTGCTAGAGCGTCTCCAGAAAGAGCGGGTGGCGTCGCAATCGACGTCTAAGCGTGGACGGCGAGAAAACGGCACTACTAGGGAGACGCTGCTATGA
- a CDS encoding helix-turn-helix domain-containing protein, whose translation MIALANHAGPDGTDAFPSMDLMTTYTRLSRRTVQGSLRSLEELGLIRKGNTRVRDARIERADWRPEVYDLVLSAGTAARRQDGTPLTSTGRRLSTNGASGGTRRGVSTTPEPSFNRPRNRPALSAPGGRSTVPPECGRCDARPGDPISARVMWTDEDRTHSTPCPRCAPQRLGGVR comes from the coding sequence TTGATCGCGCTCGCCAACCACGCCGGTCCGGACGGCACCGACGCCTTCCCGTCGATGGACCTGATGACTACCTACACCCGCCTCTCCCGCCGGACCGTTCAAGGCTCGCTGCGGTCACTGGAGGAGCTTGGCCTGATCCGCAAGGGCAACACCCGCGTGAGGGACGCCCGGATCGAGCGAGCTGACTGGCGCCCAGAGGTTTACGACCTGGTGCTATCTGCGGGTACAGCAGCGAGGCGTCAGGATGGCACCCCGCTGACCAGCACGGGGCGTCGTCTGAGCACGAACGGGGCGTCAGGGGGGACCAGGCGGGGCGTCAGCACGACGCCCGAACCGTCCTTCAATCGTCCAAGGAACCGTCCCGCGCTGAGCGCGCCCGGTGGGCGCTCGACGGTGCCGCCAGAGTGTGGGCGGTGTGACGCTCGTCCTGGTGACCCCATCTCCGCTCGGGTTATGTGGACCGACGAGGACCGCACCCACTCCACACCGTGCCCCCGCTGCGCGCCGCAGCGGCTGGGAGGTGTGCGATGA
- a CDS encoding class I SAM-dependent methyltransferase translates to MALGFAGEVADFYHRFRRGYPPEVFDAVVATFGLTPDDVAIDLGCGTGQVAVPLAERVRAVVGVDPEPDMLAHARRAAAGRTNLSWVVGTDADVPALRAALGDGSVGVVTIGQALHWMRHEELFGELAALVRPGGGVAVLTNGTPLWLQDSDWSRALRTCLEQWLGQRAGNTCGTDDDSQRRYGESLAAAGFRVGVHQVDYSGALDLESVVGGVFSALSVDTLPPPAGRAEFAERVRHALEPHAPFTEHVRVTVLTGRA, encoded by the coding sequence ATGGCACTGGGTTTCGCGGGTGAGGTGGCCGACTTCTACCACCGGTTCCGGCGGGGTTATCCGCCGGAGGTGTTCGACGCGGTGGTGGCGACGTTCGGGTTGACGCCCGACGACGTCGCGATCGACCTGGGGTGCGGCACCGGCCAGGTGGCGGTGCCGCTCGCGGAGCGGGTCCGCGCCGTGGTGGGCGTGGACCCGGAGCCGGACATGCTGGCGCACGCCCGCCGCGCGGCGGCGGGTCGGACCAACCTGAGCTGGGTGGTCGGGACGGACGCGGACGTGCCCGCGTTGCGGGCCGCGCTCGGTGACGGGTCGGTCGGCGTGGTGACGATCGGGCAGGCGCTGCACTGGATGCGGCACGAGGAGCTGTTCGGCGAGCTGGCCGCACTGGTCCGGCCCGGTGGCGGGGTGGCCGTGCTGACCAACGGGACGCCGCTGTGGTTGCAGGACAGCGACTGGTCGCGGGCGTTGCGCACGTGCCTGGAGCAGTGGTTGGGCCAACGGGCGGGCAACACGTGCGGCACCGACGACGATTCGCAGCGCCGGTACGGGGAAAGCCTCGCCGCCGCCGGGTTCCGGGTCGGCGTCCACCAGGTCGACTACAGCGGAGCGCTGGACCTGGAGTCCGTTGTGGGCGGTGTGTTCTCGGCGCTGTCGGTCGACACGTTGCCGCCGCCCGCCGGTCGGGCGGAGTTCGCCGAGCGGGTCCGGCACGCGCTGGAGCCGCACGCGCCGTTCACCGAGCACGTCCGCGTTACCGTGCTGACCGGTCGTGCGTGA
- a CDS encoding N-6 DNA methylase: MTVPKTIAEAKQLVDKLWSYCHVLRHDGVSTIDYVDQLTLLLFLKMAQERSGRRSFAAEEIVPSRLGWQTLVDADADDLKVIYKKVLAQLGRKPDTALGLIYYGAENKIRNAATLKKLIVDLIDKVNWSGTGVDIKGDAYEALLEKGAEDIKSGAGQYFTPRPLIDAMVRCVRPRPDDTIVDPACGTGGFLLAAHEHIQANYGEELTKEDAQHLRSGGISGIELVHGTARLAQMNLLLHGIGDPGGKALIDVRDALLRHPAPNERATVVLANPPFGRKSGFTSIDEFGKVAREDVSYDRADFWVATSNKQLNFVQHIANMLKIDGRAAVVVPDNVLFEGGAGEIIRRRLLNECDVHTLLRLPTGIFYAGGVKANVLFFDRKRARPEAPWTSKLWVYDFRTSQHFTLRQNKLQAHHLDAFVKAYNPDDRHNRSESERFKCFTYDELLARDKVNLDITWMRDSDLEDSDNLQPPEVIAQEIVEDLQAALDEFAAVAEALQLAKAEREGRLSDI, encoded by the coding sequence ATGACGGTACCAAAAACGATCGCTGAGGCGAAACAGCTTGTCGACAAGCTGTGGAGCTACTGCCATGTGCTCAGGCATGACGGTGTGTCTACGATCGACTATGTCGATCAGTTGACTCTGTTGCTATTTCTCAAGATGGCACAGGAGCGTTCAGGGCGAAGGTCTTTTGCTGCAGAAGAGATTGTGCCCAGTCGGCTTGGTTGGCAAACTCTTGTAGACGCGGACGCTGACGATCTTAAGGTCATTTACAAGAAGGTGCTCGCTCAGCTCGGCAGGAAGCCGGACACTGCTCTTGGGTTGATCTACTACGGGGCGGAGAATAAGATTCGCAACGCCGCCACGTTGAAGAAGCTGATTGTCGACCTGATCGATAAAGTTAACTGGTCGGGTACCGGCGTGGACATCAAGGGTGACGCCTACGAGGCACTGCTAGAGAAGGGTGCTGAGGACATCAAGTCTGGTGCTGGCCAGTACTTTACGCCGCGCCCTCTCATCGACGCGATGGTCCGTTGTGTACGTCCTCGGCCGGACGACACTATCGTTGACCCCGCCTGTGGTACCGGAGGTTTCCTGCTTGCCGCACATGAGCACATTCAGGCCAACTATGGTGAGGAGTTGACGAAGGAAGACGCGCAGCACCTTCGCAGTGGCGGCATATCCGGGATCGAGCTCGTACACGGAACGGCCCGACTGGCTCAGATGAATCTCTTGCTGCATGGCATCGGAGACCCGGGCGGAAAGGCGCTTATCGACGTCCGCGATGCTTTGCTGAGGCATCCTGCACCGAACGAGCGTGCCACAGTTGTGCTCGCCAACCCGCCGTTCGGCCGCAAATCCGGTTTCACCTCGATCGATGAATTCGGCAAGGTCGCCCGGGAAGACGTTAGCTACGATCGCGCCGATTTCTGGGTGGCTACCAGCAATAAGCAGCTCAACTTTGTCCAGCACATCGCGAACATGCTCAAGATTGATGGCAGGGCGGCCGTTGTTGTTCCGGACAACGTGCTGTTTGAGGGTGGCGCGGGCGAAATCATCCGTCGACGTCTGCTCAATGAGTGCGACGTCCACACGCTGCTCCGCCTGCCCACTGGCATTTTCTATGCGGGTGGGGTCAAGGCGAACGTGCTGTTCTTTGACCGCAAGCGTGCCCGCCCGGAAGCACCGTGGACCTCGAAGCTGTGGGTTTACGACTTCCGTACCAGCCAGCACTTCACGCTGCGGCAGAACAAACTCCAGGCGCATCACCTTGACGCGTTCGTCAAGGCGTACAACCCCGATGATCGACACAACCGCAGTGAATCCGAGCGGTTCAAGTGCTTTACCTACGATGAACTGCTCGCCCGTGACAAGGTCAACCTCGACATCACTTGGATGCGTGATTCGGACCTGGAGGACAGCGACAACCTGCAGCCCCCGGAGGTCATCGCCCAGGAGATCGTCGAGGACCTGCAAGCGGCACTGGATGAGTTCGCCGCTGTCGCGGAAGCGCTGCAACTGGCTAAAGCCGAGCGAGAGGGGCGTCTGTCCGACATTTAG
- the rnhA gene encoding ribonuclease HI, whose amino-acid sequence MEQVVEIYTDGACSGNPGPGGWGAVLRYGSHERDLFGGESADTTNNRMELMAPIRALETLKRPSVVRIYTDSTYVRNGVLSWMAKWKSNGWLTTARQPVKNVDLWQRLDVAAASHQVEWHWVKGHAGHPENERADRLAVRGVRAAVESELRADVVHDGEDLGRRV is encoded by the coding sequence ATGGAGCAGGTGGTGGAGATCTACACCGACGGCGCGTGCAGCGGCAACCCCGGACCGGGCGGGTGGGGCGCGGTGCTGCGGTACGGGTCGCACGAGCGCGACCTGTTCGGCGGGGAGTCGGCGGACACCACCAACAACCGGATGGAGCTGATGGCCCCGATCCGGGCGTTGGAAACGCTCAAGCGCCCCTCGGTGGTGCGGATCTACACCGACAGCACCTACGTGCGCAACGGCGTGCTGTCGTGGATGGCCAAGTGGAAGTCCAACGGGTGGCTGACGACGGCCCGCCAGCCGGTGAAGAACGTCGACCTGTGGCAGCGCCTCGACGTCGCCGCGGCGTCGCACCAGGTCGAGTGGCACTGGGTGAAGGGGCATGCGGGGCACCCGGAGAACGAACGCGCGGACCGGCTGGCGGTCCGCGGCGTCCGGGCGGCGGTGGAGTCAGAGCTGCGGGCAGACGTCGTACATGACGGCGAAGACCTGGGACGACGCGTCTGA
- a CDS encoding DEAD/DEAH box helicase family protein produces the protein MGVDQQVHELAQRTTNFGHLLTHEPVLVVHGAAAEAAVFTDPNTAMFKCRLFGEALTARAFLQFGIPNMPDKQFKRLKMLSDQGFINQRVHGWFEQVRTIGNQAVHEGYAAQRDALVLVRACYELGAWFSRTVSGSRDAAPPFVPPQPLAAPEPVVAEESEALAELRQLLSQYHAELVEMKTTIDDRTARATAEVAAQAAASQEILRAVQAQAGLQDLVRQLSTKVDELQRQLNARASDAAPIDSALRDEYVERAAIASRPLLSEAQVRRIIDRMLTAAGWVVQDRAAMNVHAKLGVAVREVATATGRADYLLYVGAKLVGVIEAKREGVSLGAVNRQTERYASGLDAGQQLAAWRMPLPFRYESTAVETRFTNNLDLVARPRRVFSFHQPATIARWIREAEANTEAPTYRHRLRRMPELITDDLRKAQVEAISGLEVSLADDKPRALIQMATGAGKTFTMVTETYRLLRHAGAKRVLFLVDRNNLGRQAQGEFENFRTPEDGTPFGELYNVQRLRSGVVLDSTHVVISTVQRLYSMLRGEEVPEDERDDDYQVDAVEVEYNAALPPETFDLVIVDECHRSIYGKWRAVLEYFDAHMVGLTATPVAQTFGFFHENLVSQYTYRQAVADQVNVDFDIMRITTVIGEQGGSIPANVPVRIVDLHTRRERYEQLDTNLDYSADAIGRTVMNLSQIRTVIQRFHDDWPQYFPKRKLVPKTLIFAKTDQHADEIVDIVREIFSGDTKFCSKITYRAENPEQLIADFRNDAAFRIAVTVDMIATGTDVKPLECVLFLRGVSSATYFEQMKGRGARTIDIDEFQRVTPDARAKEKFLLVDPIGVTDSPLVDAKPLQPATQRQVSLEKLLNRAASQGISIDEAAALASRLSALDRQITPDERDELTELASGETIKKIAQGLERATDEEAQEIALQAGGPEAQQQLVLDAVRILAERPELRARILTIRRKYDLPYDEYNPDQVKSVEARLMGENRPQQVVEDWRQYLQDNADEIAALRVAFSEPRRDPAEVYRSLKRLASKIESPPYRWTPEVLWRAYQNLGIAKGNGGRKGVPELMTILRYELGLDSELRTYRSRVEDTLANWLARQEQSGVRFTVDQRWWIEKIAVTLASRLLVTPDDLDGVPFIERGGVDGFIRDFGDDRAEQLLDELNRTLPA, from the coding sequence ATGGGTGTAGACCAGCAGGTTCATGAGCTGGCTCAACGTACGACGAACTTCGGTCACTTGTTGACCCATGAGCCTGTGCTGGTCGTGCACGGCGCGGCTGCCGAGGCCGCAGTGTTTACCGACCCGAATACGGCGATGTTCAAATGTCGCCTATTCGGTGAAGCGCTGACGGCGAGAGCATTCCTTCAGTTCGGCATACCCAATATGCCGGACAAGCAGTTCAAACGCCTTAAAATGCTCAGTGACCAAGGGTTCATCAACCAGCGCGTTCATGGTTGGTTTGAACAAGTTCGCACTATCGGTAACCAGGCGGTTCACGAAGGGTACGCCGCCCAGCGTGACGCCCTGGTACTGGTCAGGGCGTGCTACGAACTCGGTGCCTGGTTCAGCCGCACGGTCAGCGGAAGCCGCGACGCGGCGCCGCCGTTCGTGCCGCCCCAGCCCCTGGCCGCCCCGGAGCCGGTGGTTGCCGAGGAGTCGGAAGCGCTGGCGGAGTTGCGTCAGCTTCTGAGCCAGTACCACGCCGAACTCGTCGAGATGAAGACGACCATCGACGACAGGACGGCTCGGGCCACCGCCGAAGTGGCTGCTCAGGCAGCGGCGAGCCAAGAGATCCTGCGCGCGGTGCAGGCCCAGGCCGGATTGCAGGACCTGGTCCGGCAGCTTTCCACCAAGGTGGACGAGTTGCAGCGCCAGCTCAACGCTAGGGCTTCCGACGCGGCGCCCATCGACTCTGCCCTGCGGGATGAGTACGTTGAGCGTGCGGCGATCGCGAGTCGTCCGCTGCTCAGTGAGGCCCAGGTCCGGCGGATCATCGACCGGATGCTCACCGCCGCCGGGTGGGTCGTGCAGGACCGCGCAGCCATGAACGTGCACGCAAAGCTCGGTGTGGCTGTCCGTGAGGTCGCAACGGCCACGGGCCGGGCGGACTACCTGCTGTACGTCGGCGCGAAGCTGGTGGGCGTCATCGAGGCCAAACGGGAAGGCGTGAGCCTGGGTGCGGTGAACCGTCAGACCGAGCGCTATGCGTCCGGACTGGATGCTGGCCAGCAGCTCGCGGCATGGCGCATGCCGCTGCCGTTCCGCTACGAGTCGACCGCGGTGGAGACCCGATTCACCAACAACCTCGACCTGGTCGCCCGGCCGCGGCGGGTGTTCTCCTTCCACCAACCGGCCACCATCGCCCGGTGGATCAGGGAGGCCGAGGCCAACACGGAGGCTCCGACCTATCGGCACAGGCTCCGTCGTATGCCGGAACTGATCACCGATGACCTACGAAAAGCGCAGGTAGAGGCGATCAGCGGCCTGGAGGTGTCCCTCGCCGACGACAAGCCGCGGGCTCTGATCCAGATGGCCACGGGGGCGGGCAAGACGTTCACGATGGTTACCGAGACCTACCGGCTGCTCCGCCACGCGGGAGCGAAGCGCGTGCTGTTCCTGGTGGACCGCAACAACCTCGGCCGCCAGGCGCAAGGTGAGTTCGAGAACTTCAGGACGCCCGAGGACGGGACGCCGTTCGGCGAGCTGTACAACGTGCAGCGACTGCGCAGCGGTGTCGTGCTCGACTCAACCCACGTCGTGATCAGCACTGTCCAGAGGCTGTACTCGATGCTCCGTGGCGAGGAAGTGCCGGAGGACGAGCGCGACGACGACTACCAGGTGGACGCCGTCGAGGTCGAGTACAACGCCGCGCTGCCGCCGGAGACGTTCGACCTGGTGATCGTGGACGAGTGCCACCGATCGATCTACGGCAAGTGGCGTGCTGTGCTGGAGTACTTCGATGCGCACATGGTCGGCCTCACCGCCACGCCGGTGGCTCAGACGTTCGGCTTTTTCCACGAGAACCTGGTCAGCCAGTACACCTACCGGCAGGCCGTCGCCGACCAGGTAAACGTCGACTTCGACATCATGCGGATCACAACCGTGATCGGCGAGCAAGGCGGCAGCATCCCGGCGAATGTCCCGGTGCGCATCGTCGACCTGCACACCCGACGCGAGCGGTACGAGCAGCTCGACACGAACCTGGACTACAGCGCGGACGCCATCGGCCGGACCGTGATGAACCTGAGCCAGATCCGCACGGTGATCCAGCGGTTCCACGACGACTGGCCCCAGTACTTCCCGAAGCGCAAGCTCGTGCCTAAGACGCTCATCTTCGCCAAGACCGACCAGCACGCAGACGAGATCGTCGACATCGTCCGTGAGATCTTCAGCGGGGACACGAAGTTCTGCTCGAAGATCACCTACCGGGCAGAGAACCCCGAGCAGTTGATCGCCGACTTCCGCAACGATGCAGCGTTCCGTATTGCGGTCACCGTTGACATGATCGCGACCGGCACCGACGTGAAGCCGCTCGAGTGTGTCCTGTTCCTCCGCGGGGTGTCCAGCGCGACTTATTTTGAGCAGATGAAGGGACGGGGTGCCCGCACGATCGACATCGATGAGTTCCAGAGGGTCACCCCAGACGCGCGTGCCAAGGAGAAGTTCCTGTTGGTCGACCCAATCGGCGTGACCGACTCGCCCTTGGTCGATGCCAAGCCATTGCAGCCCGCTACCCAACGGCAGGTCAGTCTAGAGAAGCTGCTCAACCGCGCCGCCAGCCAGGGCATCTCTATCGACGAGGCAGCCGCGCTCGCCTCGCGGCTGAGCGCGCTCGACCGGCAGATCACACCAGACGAACGAGACGAACTAACCGAGCTTGCCAGCGGCGAGACAATCAAGAAGATCGCCCAGGGCTTGGAGCGTGCCACCGACGAGGAGGCTCAGGAGATCGCATTGCAGGCAGGCGGCCCGGAAGCCCAGCAGCAACTCGTGCTCGACGCTGTGCGTATCCTCGCGGAACGACCCGAGCTGCGGGCGCGCATCCTGACCATTCGCCGCAAGTACGACTTGCCCTATGACGAATACAACCCTGACCAAGTGAAGTCCGTCGAAGCCAGGCTTATGGGCGAAAACCGCCCGCAGCAGGTGGTCGAGGACTGGCGGCAGTACCTGCAAGACAACGCCGACGAGATCGCAGCACTGCGGGTAGCCTTTAGCGAGCCTCGACGCGACCCTGCCGAGGTGTACAGATCGCTGAAGCGTTTGGCATCGAAGATCGAGTCGCCGCCCTACCGATGGACGCCGGAAGTCCTCTGGAGGGCCTATCAGAACCTCGGCATTGCCAAGGGCAACGGTGGCCGTAAGGGCGTCCCTGAGTTGATGACCATCCTGCGCTACGAACTTGGTCTTGACTCCGAGTTGCGTACCTACCGCAGCCGGGTCGAAGACACGCTCGCGAACTGGCTCGCTCGCCAGGAGCAGAGCGGCGTGCGCTTCACCGTTGACCAGCGGTGGTGGATCGAGAAGATCGCAGTCACCCTGGCCAGCCGCCTCCTCGTGACCCCCGACGATCTCGATGGCGTACCGTTCATCGAACGCGGCGGCGTCGACGGCTTCATCCGTGACTTCGGCGACGACCGCGCGGAACAACTGCTGGACGAGTTGAACAGGACCCTCCCCGCATGA
- a CDS encoding PLP-dependent aminotransferase family protein — MPRTFAGSPVRDLLALTSRPEVVSFAGGLPAPELFDVDGLRAAFDRALSRRSLQYAPTEGDADLRAAVADRLTRRGLPTGVGDLLVTSGSQQALALVATALLEPGAVVAVEEPTYLAALQCFRLADARVVPVAGDEHGVDPAALADVVERERPRLLYLVPTFANPTGRTLAAARRAEIAALADRHDLWVVEDDPYSELRYRGEPAPSLASMSDRVLHAGSFSKVGAPGMRLGWLRAPESIMRTLVVVKQAADLHTSAVDQAAAAVYLRDNDLDAHIRRLCAAYGERRDAMIAALPSTVPAGTRWSDPDGGMFVWLSLPGDVDTASLVTSALERDVAFVPGAPFYATTPDRSTLRLSFTTNTVAEIAEGMRRLATVLLP; from the coding sequence ATGCCGCGCACGTTCGCCGGTTCCCCCGTCCGGGACCTGCTCGCCCTCACCTCGCGCCCCGAGGTCGTCTCCTTCGCGGGCGGCCTGCCCGCGCCCGAGCTGTTCGACGTCGACGGCCTGCGGGCGGCGTTCGACCGGGCGTTGAGCAGGCGTTCCCTGCAGTACGCGCCCACCGAGGGCGACGCCGACCTGCGCGCCGCCGTCGCCGACCGGCTCACCCGGCGCGGCCTGCCCACCGGCGTGGGCGACCTGCTCGTCACGTCCGGCTCGCAGCAGGCGTTGGCGCTGGTGGCGACCGCCCTGCTGGAGCCGGGCGCGGTGGTCGCGGTCGAGGAGCCGACCTACCTCGCGGCGCTGCAGTGCTTCCGGCTCGCCGACGCGCGGGTCGTGCCCGTCGCGGGCGACGAGCACGGCGTGGACCCCGCCGCGCTGGCCGACGTCGTCGAGCGGGAGCGGCCGCGGCTGCTGTACCTGGTGCCGACGTTCGCCAACCCGACCGGGCGGACGCTGGCCGCGGCCAGGCGGGCCGAGATCGCCGCGCTGGCCGACCGGCACGACCTGTGGGTGGTCGAGGACGACCCGTACAGCGAGCTGCGCTACCGGGGCGAGCCGGCGCCGTCGCTGGCCTCGATGAGCGACCGGGTGCTGCACGCGGGCAGCTTCTCCAAGGTCGGCGCGCCGGGCATGCGGCTCGGCTGGCTGCGCGCGCCCGAGTCGATCATGCGCACGCTGGTGGTCGTGAAGCAGGCGGCGGACCTGCACACGTCCGCCGTCGACCAGGCCGCGGCGGCGGTCTACCTGCGGGACAACGACCTGGACGCGCACATCCGCAGGCTGTGCGCGGCCTACGGGGAGCGGCGGGACGCGATGATCGCCGCGCTGCCGTCGACCGTGCCGGCCGGGACGCGGTGGAGCGATCCAGACGGCGGGATGTTCGTGTGGCTGAGCTTGCCCGGTGACGTGGACACGGCGTCGTTGGTGACGTCGGCGTTGGAGCGTGATGTGGCGTTCGTGCCCGGCGCGCCGTTCTACGCGACGACACCGGACCGGTCGACCCTGCGGTTGTCGTTCACCACCAACACGGTCGCCGAGATCGCCGAGGGCATGCGCCGGCTGGCGACCGTGCTGCTGCCCTAG